One uncultured Draconibacterium sp. genomic window, TCAAAAACAGGATTGTGGTTGTTGCCTGTGCGTTTTTGAGCAAAACTGTTCGAAAACAAACACACGAAAACGAGTGCCAGCGTTAGTGTTGTAATTTTTTTGATCGTCATATTTTTTAGGTTTAATGTTTTAGTAGTTGTAGTTTATTTTTAGCTCTGAATAACGAAACGAATGATCTTCTTTCCCCTGAACAATAAAGCCAACACGTGGCGAATAGCCCCACTGAGCAATGTAAGTTCCGTCAACCTGGTAGTCGTTTCCTGCTTTTACCGGAATCCAGTCTTCGCCATTTTCCGACCAGAAAAACTGGAAATAACGCCCGGCAACAGCTTCGTATTTTAAAAATACCGATCCTGCCTTGTTGATTTGTTCCTCGGCCAAAATTTGTTTTTCACCGTTCTTTAATTGACAAAGCACAAGTTTTGATTCATTTACAGCTAAAGTCAGGAAATTTGTTTCGTTGCTGTAAATACCAATACCGCTCCATTCATCGCCCGGAATCACTTCTGCCGACAAATCATAATTTCCGGTATTTGGTCGCAGGCCCAGAAAACTAACTCCATTTCGTTTTGGATTTATGGTTAGTTCGCCATTGGCCACTTTTATTTTTGGTTCCTGATAATTGATGTCCCAGGCCCAGAAAAACAGATTTTTATCGGTGGAAAAGTCATCTTCGAAAACCGAATCTATTTTTTGTGTGGTATTTGGAAAAGGCACCGGAGCACTAACCGAAGCTGTACCATTTTTAAAATACGGCCAGCCGGTTTCCTCGTTCCAGAACATTTCGTCGATCATCCCTTGCCGCCCAATGTATTCAAAATCGGTAGCATTGTAAGAATGATACATGTAAAAATAGCGTTTGTCGACAGTGCTAACCAGCGTTCCGTGACCGGTACAACGCCACACTTCACCACCCTGCAGAATAGGTTCCGGATATTGCTCCCAGCCCGTTCTTAAATTTTTAGACCGGGAAACTCTAACGCGGTAATCACAACGATTGTCGCAACAACCTCCAACCGAATAAAACATATAGTAATATCCATTGCGTTTTATCAAACACTGCCCTTCGTCGCCGGCACCGTGCCAGCCTTTTTCAAAATCGGTAAGCGTAAAATGTTCGCCAATCAAATGCATTCCGTCGTCACTCAGTTCCGAAGCCAGAATTTCTATGTCGCGGCCCTGTGTTAAACCATAAGCTTTCCAGGTAATGTAGAGTTTTTTATCGTCATCCTGAAAAACAAAGGCATCAATGGCCTCTTCGCCCCATTCGATAATAATTCCGTGATCGGTAAACCCTTTGCGAATGTCTTTTGTAGTTGCCACACCTATGCAGGCAATTCGGTTGTCTTTTCGTTTGGTGGTGTAATACACGAAAAATGTTCCGTCTTTGAAATACAGCTCGGGTGCCCAAAAATCATCCGACGACCATGCCGGCGGAATGTTAAAAACCGATCCTATTCTTTCCCAGTTGATGAGGTCTTTTGATTCGTAAATTGGATAATTGGGCGCAAAATCGCAACTGGTGCCGGCCGCATAATAGGTATCGCCCACCCTGATTATCGACGGATCGGGGAAATCGCCCCGAATGACCGGATTTGTGTATGTACTAACGGCCTCCTTTTTTGTTTGAGGAGCACACGAAACAAGTGCAATCCCTGCCACAAAGACCAAAGCAAAAATCTGCAGGGCAAAACGTTTCATCTTTCCGACAAATTCGCCTGCTTTAACAAATGTGTTAAACACAGCAACCTGAGCCAAATAATATGAAGGTATTTTCATAATTTCTAATTTCCGTTTTTGAAATGTTGAATAACTTGAACCACATCCTGAATTTGTTGCATATCAATTTTTTCAGCTTTTATGTATTTCGTTAATTCTTTGACATCAAAATCATATGCTTTCCCGATTTGTTTTGCCGAAATCAAAGCTTTGAAACTGTTACCTGTTTTCGCATAAAACAAATTATCCGGCGTCAATTCAAATTCCTCATCAATCGTCAAATCCTTTGCTTGCGCTTCGGCCCCATGTGGCAACCGCGACACAGTGCTAACTGCAGCGTTACTCGACACCCCGCCATAAGGCATACCTTTTCCTTTCGACATCAATTGGTTTCGGTTTCGGCGGTACATTACAAAACCAGCTGTATCTATTTTTTCAAGAAAAACATCGCCTTCCAGCCATTCAAAAGTTTTGCCTTGTATCATAATCTTTGCCACGTTTTGGGGCGTTGCCACTGCCATAAATTCTCCGTTGTTATTAAAAATCATTTCTTCTTCATATGTATCGTAATTTAACGGAGCCAAAGCTGCAGTACCATCTTTAAAGAATACTTTCCCCTGCACAAAATCAGGAAATATCATTCTGTTTTTATAATCGGATTGACCAAATACGACAAAATGCATCAGAAACATACTTGCAAAAATTGTGGTTTTCATGGGTACATGATTTAGGATGTTATGATTGTATTCCTTTTCTTATTTCCATTGAATTCCGATCGTATTATTCGTTGTAATTTACCCAGACTTTCATCTTTCCGGGTTCGCGGTTATTCCATGAGAAATAAGGCGAGAAGATCAATTTTTCTGTTCCGCTAGTGCTTTCAATCTGAGTCATTCCTTTTAATTTTCCGGAGGCCTTTTTTGTTTTGAAAGTGGAATCAGAATTGATGGCAACAGCATCAAAATCGATGTTTTTCTGATCGGTTTGTTCAAGACAAAAAACAACCGGGCCGCGTTGAACAGCTCTCTTTCCAGTATTTTCAGTAACTTTTGGATGCGCTGCAACAACTTCAACCGGCATATCAAGATTCAGGGAAATTTTGTCTCCCTTTTTCCATTTACGATTTACGGCTACATAACCTTTGTCGGATTGTTTGGCCGTCATTTCACTGCCATTTACAGAAAGACCGAAGGTTTTACACCAACCCGGAATTCTCATATTCACTGCAAATTCGGCAGGAGTTTCAGGATCGATATTCAGCACAATTTCTCCGTCCCAGGGATATGCTGTTTTTTGGCTTACTTCCAGTTTTGTTGCTCCCACTTCAATTTCTGCGGTGTTACCGATGTACAGGTTTACAAACAGTTCGTTTTCTCCCGCCAGGTAAATGTAATTGCCAACCGATGGTACAAAACGCGAGATATTACTTGGGCAACAAGCACAGCCAAACCAACGCTGACGATGGTGGTCGCCATCCGATTCAAGCGGATTGACGTAATAAAATAAATCGCCATCCAACGAAACACCGGACAAAACACCATTGTACATGGCACGCTCCATCACATCAACGTATTTTGCATCATTCGAGAACAGATTCATCCGGTTGTTCCAAAGTACCATACCAATTGATGCACAGGTTTCGCAATACGCTGTTTTGTTTGGCAGATCGTAATCTTCCGAAAATCCTTCGTTCGATCCCGAACTACCGATTCCTCCGGTAATGTACATGTTTCGGTTCACCACATCGTCCCAAACGCGTTCGAGAGCAGCTACATAACCCGGCAAATCCTTTTCAGCGGCAACATCTGCCATTCCGGTAAACAAGTACATGGCACGCACCGCGTGTCCTTTTATTTCCGATATTTCAGAAACCGGCACATCGTCCTGGCAATACGCAGCACCCCAGTGTTGTTTGTCCCAAATTTCGCCACGGCCATGTCCGTGACCGCGTTCTTCCAGAATCCAGTAACTTAAATCGAGGTAGTTTTTATTGCCGGTTTCGTGGTATAATTTTACCAGCGCCAGCTCAATTTCTTCGTGACCGGCCACCCAGTGTTTTTTACCGGGGCCAAATTCAGTTCCAAGGTAATCGGCAAACTTTACAGCCACATCCAAAAACGATGTTTTACCTGTTGCTTTATGATGTGCCACTGCCGCTTCAATCATGTGTCCGCCACAATACATCTCGTGTTTTTCCATGTCGGTCCATCGTTCTGTTGGATGATTCAGCGTATAAAATGTATTCAAATAACCATCGGGTTGTTGAGCTTTGGCAATTAAACCGATCCACTTGTCGAGCAAATCCTCGTTCTTTTTATTCGGATTATTTATGAGCGAATACGCAATTCCTTCCATGGCTTTGTACACGTCCGAATCGTCAAAATAAATTCCTTCGTGTTTGCCTTCCATTACGCCGGCCGCCTTTGCAAAATTGTTAATGCGCTCGGTTGAATCCTGCGTTTGTGTAATACACGTCTCCAAAGTAGTGTGCGCGTGCGCTTCCAAACGTGGAGCCCAAAAGTTGTCGTTAATTTTTACCTTGTTAAAAGGTACAGGTTTTACTGTATATTTTTGTGCCTGCAGGGCATAAGTCCCCGCAATAAAAACCAATATAAGTAGTAGCGTACGAAATTTCATAATCGCTTATTTTTGAGTGCTGAATTTGTAAATCGACATTGTTTTGTACTCCTGACCCGGATTTAAAATAATGCCGGGGAACTGTGGCTGATTCGGAGAATCGGGCAGGTGTTGTGTTTCCAGCGCAAATGATTCGCGGAAATCGAATGTTTCTCCGTATTTGCCTGTATCCGATCCGTCCATAAAATTGCCACCGTAAAACTGAAGCGCAGGTTCCTCGGTAAAAACTTCCATTTTTCGTCCGCTAACTGGTTCTACAACGGTTGCTGCCAGTGTCATTTCGTCTGCCTTTTCTTTGTTCAACACAAAATCATGATCGTAGCCCAGGCCATTTATTAATTGCTGGTTTTCTTTTTCATAAACTAAATCTTTGCCAATGGCTTTTGCTGTTCTGAAGTCGAAAGGAGTTCCATCAACCGGAACATTTTCGCCCAGTGGAATTAAGGTAGAATCAACAGCAGTAAGTAAGTCGGCATTTATGGTGAGCAGGTGCTCGTTTATGCTTCCTTTTTCTGCTCCGCGCAGGTTAAAAAATGCGTGGTTGGTCAGATTTACAGGCGTACTTTTATCGGTAGTTGCCAAATAATTGATTAGCAA contains:
- a CDS encoding family 43 glycosylhydrolase; translation: MKIPSYYLAQVAVFNTFVKAGEFVGKMKRFALQIFALVFVAGIALVSCAPQTKKEAVSTYTNPVIRGDFPDPSIIRVGDTYYAAGTSCDFAPNYPIYESKDLINWERIGSVFNIPPAWSSDDFWAPELYFKDGTFFVYYTTKRKDNRIACIGVATTKDIRKGFTDHGIIIEWGEEAIDAFVFQDDDKKLYITWKAYGLTQGRDIEILASELSDDGMHLIGEHFTLTDFEKGWHGAGDEGQCLIKRNGYYYMFYSVGGCCDNRCDYRVRVSRSKNLRTGWEQYPEPILQGGEVWRCTGHGTLVSTVDKRYFYMYHSYNATDFEYIGRQGMIDEMFWNEETGWPYFKNGTASVSAPVPFPNTTQKIDSVFEDDFSTDKNLFFWAWDINYQEPKIKVANGELTINPKRNGVSFLGLRPNTGNYDLSAEVIPGDEWSGIGIYSNETNFLTLAVNESKLVLCQLKNGEKQILAEEQINKAGSVFLKYEAVAGRYFQFFWSENGEDWIPVKAGNDYQVDGTYIAQWGYSPRVGFIVQGKEDHSFRYSELKINYNY
- a CDS encoding aldose epimerase family protein, with the translated sequence MKRIKLSILLISFSFLIFSCSQKPAEPLTCGNLKAEDFQSTVNGKATNLYVLQNGDITTAITNYGGRIVSLLAPDKNGKPGDVVLGFKSIGDYLSANEVFHGALIGRVGNRIAKGKFTLDGVEYTLPINNDPNHLHGGPKGFHNQVWDVKSANDTSIVLSYLSKDGEMGYPGNLSVEVKYTLNSKNELLINYLATTDKSTPVNLTNHAFFNLRGAEKGSINEHLLTINADLLTAVDSTLIPLGENVPVDGTPFDFRTAKAIGKDLVYEKENQQLINGLGYDHDFVLNKEKADEMTLAATVVEPVSGRKMEVFTEEPALQFYGGNFMDGSDTGKYGETFDFRESFALETQHLPDSPNQPQFPGIILNPGQEYKTMSIYKFSTQK
- a CDS encoding beta-L-arabinofuranosidase domain-containing protein gives rise to the protein MKFRTLLLILVFIAGTYALQAQKYTVKPVPFNKVKINDNFWAPRLEAHAHTTLETCITQTQDSTERINNFAKAAGVMEGKHEGIYFDDSDVYKAMEGIAYSLINNPNKKNEDLLDKWIGLIAKAQQPDGYLNTFYTLNHPTERWTDMEKHEMYCGGHMIEAAVAHHKATGKTSFLDVAVKFADYLGTEFGPGKKHWVAGHEEIELALVKLYHETGNKNYLDLSYWILEERGHGHGRGEIWDKQHWGAAYCQDDVPVSEISEIKGHAVRAMYLFTGMADVAAEKDLPGYVAALERVWDDVVNRNMYITGGIGSSGSNEGFSEDYDLPNKTAYCETCASIGMVLWNNRMNLFSNDAKYVDVMERAMYNGVLSGVSLDGDLFYYVNPLESDGDHHRQRWFGCACCPSNISRFVPSVGNYIYLAGENELFVNLYIGNTAEIEVGATKLEVSQKTAYPWDGEIVLNIDPETPAEFAVNMRIPGWCKTFGLSVNGSEMTAKQSDKGYVAVNRKWKKGDKISLNLDMPVEVVAAHPKVTENTGKRAVQRGPVVFCLEQTDQKNIDFDAVAINSDSTFKTKKASGKLKGMTQIESTSGTEKLIFSPYFSWNNREPGKMKVWVNYNE